A genome region from Nycticebus coucang isolate mNycCou1 chromosome 4, mNycCou1.pri, whole genome shotgun sequence includes the following:
- the TMEM214 gene encoding transmembrane protein 214 isoform X1 encodes MAARTAGGGRWEVVKKGRRPGAGGGGRGGGGDRRALGEANGMWKYDLTSPIQTTSTLYERGFEKIMKRQNKEQVPPLAVEPKKLGNKKQPKKVASLTNQNQKQGRFRSLEEALKALDVAALQKELDKSQSVFSGNPSVWLKDLASYLNYKLQAPLSEPTLSQHTHDYPYSLVSRELRGIIRGLLAKAAGSLELFFDHCLFTMLQELDKTPGESLHGYRICIQAILQDRPKIATANLGKFLELLRSHQSRSAKCLTIMWALGQAGFANLTEGLKVWLGIMLPVLGIKSLSPFAIAYLDRLLLMHPNLTKGFGIIGPKDFFPLLDFAYMPNNSLTPSLQDQLCQLYPRLKVLAFGAKPDSTLHTYFPSFLSRTTRSCPPEMKKELLGSLTECLTVNPLSASVWRQLYPKHLSESSLLLEHLLSSWEQIPKKVQKSLQETFQSFKLTNQELLRKGNCNNQDVITCDVACKGLLQQARGPRLPWARLLLLLLVFAIGFLCHDLRSHSSFQASLTSRFLQSSGFLPANQQLCAKLYFYSLQAYSWVEETLPAWGSSLLAMVHPSLQMAWAHTNTIVNFLSTHCASYLAWFGSSLTSLSQRLQIQLPDVLNQLLHYLRDLLLFLYQNMLLPLWHLLLETLAWAQEHCHEACRGEVTWDCVKTQLSRAACWTWLCLQDITVAFLDWALTMISQQ; translated from the exons ATGGCGGCTAGGACGGCGGGTGGGGGTCGCTGGGAGGTAGTGAAGAAGGGCCGGCGGCCTGGGGCTGGCGGCGGTGGTCGAGGCGGCGGCGGGGACCGCCGGGCCCTCGGGGAGGCGAATGGAATGTGGAAATACGACCTGACCT CCCCAATCCAGACCACAAGCACCCTTTATGAGCGGGGTTTTGAGAAAATCATGAAGCGGCAGAATAAGGAACAGGTTCCACCCCTTGCTGTAGAGCCTAAGAAACTAGGGAACAAGAAGCAGCCAAAGAAGGTGGCATCTCTCACCAACCAAAACCAGAAGCAAGGCCGGTTCCGCAGCCTGGAGGAAGCGCTGAAAGCT CTGGATGTGGCAGCCCTGCAGAAGGAACTGGACAAGAGCCAGAGTGTGTTCTCTGGGAACCCATCTGTGTGGTTGAAGGACCTGGCCAGCTATCTCAATTACAAGCTACAAGCTCCTCTAAGTGAACCCACACTGAGCCAGCATACTCATG ATTATCCCTACAGCCTGGTGAGCCGTGAGCTGCGTGGGATCATCCGAGGACTACTGGCGAAGGCAGCAGGTTCTCTGGAGCTCTTTTTTGATCACTGTTTATTCACCATGCTGCAAGAACTAGATAAGACACCAG GGGAGTCACTACATGGTTATCGCATCTGTATCCAGGCCATTCTGCAAGACAGGCCCAAGATTGCCACTGCAAACCTGGGCAAG TTCCTGGAACTACTGAGGTCCCACCAGAGCCGATCAGCAAAGTGTCTGACCATCATGTGGGCCCTGGGCCAAGCAGGTTTTGCCAACCTCACCGAGGGGCTAAAAG TGTGGCTGGGGATCATGCTGCCTGTGCTGGGTATCAAGTCTCTGTCTCCCTTTGCCATTGCTTACCTGGATCGACTGCTCCT GATGCATCCCAACCTCACCAAGGGCTTTGGCATAATTGGCCCCAAGGACTTCTTCCCACTTCTGGACTTTGCCTATATGCCCAACAACTCCCTGACACCGAG CCTACAGGACCAGCTGTGTCAGCTCTACCCCCGACTGAAGGTGCTAGCATTTGGAGCAAAGCCGGACTCCACCCTGCACACCtatttcccttctttcctgtCCAGAACCACCCGCAGCTGTCCCCCTGAGATGAAGAAAGAG CTCCTGGGCAGTCTGACCGAGTGCCTGACTGTGAACCCCCTCAGTGCCAGCGTCTGGAGACAACTGTACCCCAAGCACCTGTCAGAGTccag CCTGCTGCTGGAGCACCTGCTTAGCTCCTGGGAGCAGATTCCCAAGAAG GTGCAGAAGTCTTTGCAAGAaacatttcagtcttttaaacTTACCAACCAGGAGCTGCTAAGGAAAGGCAACTGTAACAACCAGGATGTCATCACTTGTGATGTGGCCTGCAAG GGCCTATTGCAGCAGGCACGAGGCCCCCGGCTGCCCTGGGCACGGCTACTGCTATTGCTACTGGTCTTTGCCATAGGTTTCCTGTGCCATGACCTCCGGTCACACAGCTCTTTCCAGG CCTCCCTGACCAGCCGGTTCCTTCAATCATCTGGTTTCTTGCCTGCTAACCAGCAACTGTGTGCTAAGCTCTACTTCTACAGCCTGCAAGCCTACAG CTGGGTAGAGGAGACATTGCCAGCCTGGGGCTCCTCCCTGCTCGCCATGGTACATCCCAGCTTGCAGATGGCCTGGGCTCACACCAACACCATAGTCAATTTCCTTTCTACCCACTGTGCCTCCTACCTTGCCTGGTTTGGCAGTAGCCTCACTAGCCTCTCTCAGAGG TTGCAGATCCAGCTCCCTGATGTCCTGAACCAGCTGCTGCATTATCTGAGGGACTTACTCCTATTTCTCTATCAGAACATGCTGCTACCATTGTGGCATCTGCTACTTGAGACcctggcctgggcccaggagcACTGCCATGAGGCATGCAG AGGTGAGGTGACCTGGGACTGCGTGAAAACACAGCTTAGCCGCGCTGCCTGCTGGACTTGGCTCTGCCTGCAGGACATCACAGTGGCTTTCTTGGACTGGGCACTGACCATGATATCCCAGCAGTAG
- the TMEM214 gene encoding transmembrane protein 214 isoform X2 codes for MAARTAGGGRWEVVKKGRRPGAGGGGRGGGGDRRALGEANGMWKYDLTSPIQTTSTLYERGFEKIMKRQNKEQVPPLAVEPKKLGNKKQPKKVASLTNQNQKQGRFRSLEEALKALDVAALQKELDKSQSVFSGNPSVWLKDLASYLNYKLQAPLSEPTLSQHTHDYPYSLVSRELRGIIRGLLAKAAGSLELFFDHCLFTMLQELDKTPGESLHGYRICIQAILQDRPKIATANLGKFLELLRSHQSRSAKCLTIMWALGQAGFANLTEGLKVWLGIMLPVLGIKSLSPFAIAYLDRLLLMHPNLTKGFGIIGPKDFFPLLDFAYMPNNSLTPSLQDQLCQLYPRLKVLAFGAKPDSTLHTYFPSFLSRTTRSCPPEMKKELLGSLTECLTVNPLSASVWRQLYPKHLSESSLLLEHLLSSWEQIPKKVQKSLQETFQSFKLTNQELLRKGNCNNQDVITCDVACKGLLQQARGPRLPWARLLLLLLVFAIGFLCHDLRSHSSFQAHQRPPLLSLPDQPVPSIIWFLAC; via the exons ATGGCGGCTAGGACGGCGGGTGGGGGTCGCTGGGAGGTAGTGAAGAAGGGCCGGCGGCCTGGGGCTGGCGGCGGTGGTCGAGGCGGCGGCGGGGACCGCCGGGCCCTCGGGGAGGCGAATGGAATGTGGAAATACGACCTGACCT CCCCAATCCAGACCACAAGCACCCTTTATGAGCGGGGTTTTGAGAAAATCATGAAGCGGCAGAATAAGGAACAGGTTCCACCCCTTGCTGTAGAGCCTAAGAAACTAGGGAACAAGAAGCAGCCAAAGAAGGTGGCATCTCTCACCAACCAAAACCAGAAGCAAGGCCGGTTCCGCAGCCTGGAGGAAGCGCTGAAAGCT CTGGATGTGGCAGCCCTGCAGAAGGAACTGGACAAGAGCCAGAGTGTGTTCTCTGGGAACCCATCTGTGTGGTTGAAGGACCTGGCCAGCTATCTCAATTACAAGCTACAAGCTCCTCTAAGTGAACCCACACTGAGCCAGCATACTCATG ATTATCCCTACAGCCTGGTGAGCCGTGAGCTGCGTGGGATCATCCGAGGACTACTGGCGAAGGCAGCAGGTTCTCTGGAGCTCTTTTTTGATCACTGTTTATTCACCATGCTGCAAGAACTAGATAAGACACCAG GGGAGTCACTACATGGTTATCGCATCTGTATCCAGGCCATTCTGCAAGACAGGCCCAAGATTGCCACTGCAAACCTGGGCAAG TTCCTGGAACTACTGAGGTCCCACCAGAGCCGATCAGCAAAGTGTCTGACCATCATGTGGGCCCTGGGCCAAGCAGGTTTTGCCAACCTCACCGAGGGGCTAAAAG TGTGGCTGGGGATCATGCTGCCTGTGCTGGGTATCAAGTCTCTGTCTCCCTTTGCCATTGCTTACCTGGATCGACTGCTCCT GATGCATCCCAACCTCACCAAGGGCTTTGGCATAATTGGCCCCAAGGACTTCTTCCCACTTCTGGACTTTGCCTATATGCCCAACAACTCCCTGACACCGAG CCTACAGGACCAGCTGTGTCAGCTCTACCCCCGACTGAAGGTGCTAGCATTTGGAGCAAAGCCGGACTCCACCCTGCACACCtatttcccttctttcctgtCCAGAACCACCCGCAGCTGTCCCCCTGAGATGAAGAAAGAG CTCCTGGGCAGTCTGACCGAGTGCCTGACTGTGAACCCCCTCAGTGCCAGCGTCTGGAGACAACTGTACCCCAAGCACCTGTCAGAGTccag CCTGCTGCTGGAGCACCTGCTTAGCTCCTGGGAGCAGATTCCCAAGAAG GTGCAGAAGTCTTTGCAAGAaacatttcagtcttttaaacTTACCAACCAGGAGCTGCTAAGGAAAGGCAACTGTAACAACCAGGATGTCATCACTTGTGATGTGGCCTGCAAG GGCCTATTGCAGCAGGCACGAGGCCCCCGGCTGCCCTGGGCACGGCTACTGCTATTGCTACTGGTCTTTGCCATAGGTTTCCTGTGCCATGACCTCCGGTCACACAGCTCTTTCCAGG CTCACCAGAGGCCCCCTTTACTCAGCCTCCCTGACCAGCCGGTTCCTTCAATCATCTGGTTTCTTGCCTGCTAA
- the MAPRE3 gene encoding microtubule-associated protein RP/EB family member 3 isoform X1 yields the protein MAVNVYSTSVTSENLSRHDMLAWVNDSLHLNYTKIEQLCSGAAYCQFMDMLFPGCVHLRKVKFQAKLEHEYIHNFKVLQAAFKKMGVDKIIPVEKLVKGKFQDNFEFIQWFKKFFDANYDGKDYNPLLARQGQDVAPPPNPGDQIFNKSKKLIGTAVPQRTSPTGPKNMQTSGRLSNVAPPCILRKNPPSARNGGHETDAQILELNQQLLDLKLTVDGLEKERDFYFSKLRDIELICQEHESENSPVISGIISILYATEEGFAPPEDDEIEEHQQEDQDEY from the exons ATGGCCGTCAATGTGTACTCCACATCCGTGACCAGCGAAAATCTGAGTCGCCATGATATGCTTGCATGGGTCAATGACTCCCTGCACCTCAATTATACCAAGATAGAACAGCTCTGTTCAG GGGCAGCCTACTGCCAGTTCATGGACATGCTCTTCCCTGGCTGTGTGCACTTGAGGAAGGTGAAGTTCCAGGCCAAACTAGAGCATGAATATATCCACAACTTCAAGGTTCTGCAAGCAGCTTTCAAGAAGATGGGTGTTGACAAA ATCATTCCTGTAGAGAAATTAGTGAAAGGAAAATTCCAAGATAATTTTGAGTTTATTCAGTGGTTTAAGAAATTCTTTGACGCAAACTATGATGGAAAGGATTACAACCCTCTGCTGGCGCGGCAGGGCCAGGACGTAGCGCCACCTCCTAACCCAGGTGATCAGATCTTCAACAAATCCAAGAAACTCATTGGCACAGCAG TTCCGCAGAGGACATCCCCTACAGGCCCCAAAAACATGCAGACCTCTGGCCGACTGAGCAATGTGGCCCCACCCTGCATCCTCCGGAAGAATCCCCCATCAGCCCGGAACGGAGGCCATGAAACTGATGCCCAAATTCTTGAACTCAACCAACAG CTATTGGACTTAAAGCTGACTGTGGATGGGCTAGAGAAAGAGCGTGACTTCTACTTCAGCAAACTTCGTGACATTGAGCTCATCTGCCAGGAACATGAAAGTGAAAACAGCCCTGTCATCTCAGGCATTATCAGCATTCTCTATGCCACTGAG GAAGGATTTGCACCCCCTGAAGATGATGAGATTGAAGAACACCAACAAGAAGACCAGGACGAGTACTGA
- the MAPRE3 gene encoding microtubule-associated protein RP/EB family member 3 isoform X2: MAVNVYSTSVTSENLSRHDMLAWVNDSLHLNYTKIEQLCSGAAYCQFMDMLFPGCVHLRKVKFQAKLEHEYIHNFKVLQAAFKKMGVDKIIPVEKLVKGKFQDNFEFIQWFKKFFDANYDGKDYNPLLARQGQDVAPPPNPVPQRTSPTGPKNMQTSGRLSNVAPPCILRKNPPSARNGGHETDAQILELNQQLLDLKLTVDGLEKERDFYFSKLRDIELICQEHESENSPVISGIISILYATEEGFAPPEDDEIEEHQQEDQDEY; encoded by the exons ATGGCCGTCAATGTGTACTCCACATCCGTGACCAGCGAAAATCTGAGTCGCCATGATATGCTTGCATGGGTCAATGACTCCCTGCACCTCAATTATACCAAGATAGAACAGCTCTGTTCAG GGGCAGCCTACTGCCAGTTCATGGACATGCTCTTCCCTGGCTGTGTGCACTTGAGGAAGGTGAAGTTCCAGGCCAAACTAGAGCATGAATATATCCACAACTTCAAGGTTCTGCAAGCAGCTTTCAAGAAGATGGGTGTTGACAAA ATCATTCCTGTAGAGAAATTAGTGAAAGGAAAATTCCAAGATAATTTTGAGTTTATTCAGTGGTTTAAGAAATTCTTTGACGCAAACTATGATGGAAAGGATTACAACCCTCTGCTGGCGCGGCAGGGCCAGGACGTAGCGCCACCTCCTAACCCAG TTCCGCAGAGGACATCCCCTACAGGCCCCAAAAACATGCAGACCTCTGGCCGACTGAGCAATGTGGCCCCACCCTGCATCCTCCGGAAGAATCCCCCATCAGCCCGGAACGGAGGCCATGAAACTGATGCCCAAATTCTTGAACTCAACCAACAG CTATTGGACTTAAAGCTGACTGTGGATGGGCTAGAGAAAGAGCGTGACTTCTACTTCAGCAAACTTCGTGACATTGAGCTCATCTGCCAGGAACATGAAAGTGAAAACAGCCCTGTCATCTCAGGCATTATCAGCATTCTCTATGCCACTGAG GAAGGATTTGCACCCCCTGAAGATGATGAGATTGAAGAACACCAACAAGAAGACCAGGACGAGTACTGA